The genomic interval GCAGGTCTTTTTGGTTTTATTACTTCGGCAACCCCATATGAGTGGTTATTTTCTTCTTCAATTATTATATCAAAATACTTTTTATGAATATTCAGTCCTATAATTTTTATTTGATTTAAATTAGTAAAGAACAAATTATAAAATTCTTTAATATCTGATAGATCAATAAATAAACTATTACAAAATATTTTTCCCTCATTAATTTTAACTTGAACCCATTTTTTCATAACTTTAAAAGTCTTATTATCTATATGTAAACTTTCTCGCGCCTTCTTGACCTCAAATGGAAATTGATCGCAAATACAAGCACTTACTGATAATATTTTTTGCGGTAAAACATTATCATTCATACATGATGCTCTATCTGTGATTTTTACTAACATATATCCAGCATTATAATAATCACTTAAATCAATATCTACCAACATAATCCCTCCACATATTTATTTAATTCATTATAACATTAAGATAAATTAATTTAAATATAAATTAAAAAAGTCAATCATATATACAGATTAACTTTTATGTACATTTGTATGAGATCTTATATGTGATTTTTGGATTTTTTACGGTGTTTCGTCCAATAAACTAAACGATTTTTTTAATATTTTATCAGGGGTATACAACATAAAAAACGATTAAACTTTCATCTAATCGCTTTTTATATAATCTATCAATCAAAGAACATCGATTTAAACGTTCTTCCTAATACATCAAAATAGGATGCTTTCTTAACCTCTTGTTCTACGGTTAATGGAACTGTATAGATAACTTTTCCATCTTTTAAGATTTCTAGTTCTCCAATTTGTTCTCCTGCTTTTACACCATTTTTATCTATTGTAAATTTAAATTGTTCTTCTAAACCGGTTGGTTTCTCACCTTTTTTGGTCACAAAATAAATTGGATCGTTTGTTACTATCTTAATCTTTTGTGGTGTAAGTAAGATGTTTTTATACTCATCTACTTTGTAGTTTTTACTTCTATATTCCACTGCTTCATATTGACTGAAACCATATTTTAATAGTTTTACTGTATCATAATTTCTTTGTGTAGGAGATGCTTCTCCCATAATTACACTAATTAAACGCATATTATCTTTTTTCATTGTAGCCGTTAAATTATATCCTGATTGTGATGTCCAACCTGTTTTTAAGCCATCAATACCAGGTACATGCTTAACTAATTTATTGGTATTTACGAGCCAGAAACGCTCATTTGTATCTTCTCTGATATAATCCTCATACATACTGGTGTATTTTACTGTAACCTCTTCATACTTTAGTAATAGATCACGTGCCATTTGTGCCATATCATAAGCAGTAGAAAAGTGACCTTCATCAAAATCTGATAATCCAGTTGGATCAGCAAATTTTGTGTTTTTTAAGCCCAATTCTTTTACTCTTTCATTCATACGTTGTACAAATAACTCTTCACTACCCGCTACTTGTTCAGCAAGAGCAAC from Mycoplasmatota bacterium carries:
- a CDS encoding D-alanyl-D-alanine carboxypeptidase; amino-acid sequence: MKNKSLLIISLIFMAFLVGYTKANVKAVDTSDTFVKEAKSAILIEINTGDILFQKNENEKRSPASMTKIMAIYLVLEALDKGQIKWDEIVTVSEHAASYGGSQVYLEPGEQMSVEDLFKCMVISSANDATVALAEQVAGSEELFVQRMNERVKELGLKNTKFADPTGLSDFDEGHFSTAYDMAQMARDLLLKYEEVTVKYTSMYEDYIREDTNERFWLVNTNKLVKHVPGIDGLKTGWTSQSGYNLTATMKKDNMRLISVIMGEASPTQRNYDTVKLLKYGFSQYEAVEYRSKNYKVDEYKNILLTPQKIKIVTNDPIYFVTKKGEKPTGLEEQFKFTIDKNGVKAGEQIGELEILKDGKVIYTVPLTVEQEVKKASYFDVLGRTFKSMFFD